A part of Miscanthus floridulus cultivar M001 chromosome 6, ASM1932011v1, whole genome shotgun sequence genomic DNA contains:
- the LOC136458624 gene encoding protein trichome birefringence-like 20 gives MVLCFKLLFGPTAAIFLSAVVILSCFTNVPYLQVGYTDELSHSSYLAPAPVVPRCDIFRGEWVPDPDSPQYTNETCDFIQEHQNCMRYGRPDLDFLKWRWKPDACDLPRFDPHRFLQVVRNKSLAFVGDSLARNHMQSLFCHLAKVEKPKDVSVTDRTDPNMILYYEGYNVTLYLFWSPFLVRSEEVADQPGVFRLYLDEPDDKWLSVASRFDYVLLSGANWFTRQSYFYERRRLVGGMYVALNFTSSLTNRHSHRMAFRTALRALASDARFRGKVILRTLSPMSHFEGGAYDKGGDCRRTRPYRANETAPMGGLELEFYTAQLEEFREAKGLDVVLMDPTAAMLMRPDGHPSRYGHWPDEKRTMYNDCIHWCLPGPIDAWNDMLLHMLSDSN, from the exons ATGGTTCTGTGCTTCAAGCTCCTCTTCGGCCCCACGGCCGCCATCTTCCTCTCGGCGGTCGTCATCCTCTCCTGCTTCACCAACGTGCCGTACCTGCAGGTCGGCTACACCGACGAACTCAGCCACTCCTCCTACCTCGCGCCGGCGCCGGTGGTGCCCAGGTGCGACATCTTCCGGGGCGAGTGGGTGCCGGACCCGGACTCGCCGCAGTACACCAACGAGACCTGCGACTTCATACAGGAGCACCAGAACTGCATGCGGTACGGCCGCCCGGACCTGGACTTCCTCAAGTGGCGCTGGAAGCCGGACGCCTGCGACCTCCCGCGGTTCGACCCGCACAGGTTCCTGCAGGTCGTCCGGAACAAGTCCCTCGCGTTCGTCGGCGACTCGCTGGCCAGGAACCACATGCAGTCCCTCTTCTGCCACTTGGCCAAG GTGGAGAAGCCCAAGGACGTGTCGGTGACGGACAGGACGGACCCGAACATGATCCTGTACTACGAGGGCTACAACGTCACCTTGTACCTCTTCTGGTCGCCGTTCCTGGTGAGGTCGGAGGAGGTCGCCGACCAGCCCGGCGTGTTCAGGCTGTACCTGGACGAGCCCGACGACAAGTGGCTGTCCGTCGCGTCCCGGTTCGACTACGTGCTCCTCTCGGGGGCCAACTGGTTCACGCGCCAGTCCTACTTCTACGAGCGCCGGCGGCTCGTCGGCGGCATGTACGTCGCGCTCAACTTCACCAGCAGCCTCACCAACCGGCACTCGCACCGGATGGCGTTCCGTACGGCGCTCCGGGCGCTCGCCTCCGACGCCCGGTTCCGGGGCAAGGTTATCCTGCGGACGCTGTCGCCGATGTCGCACTTTGAGGGCGGAGCCTACGACAAGGGCGGGGACTGCCGGCGCACGCGGCCGTACAGGGCCAACGAGACGGCGCCGATGGGAGGACTGGAGCTGGAGTTCTACACGGCGCAGCTGGAGGAGTTCAGGGAGGCCAAGGGCCTGGACGTGGTGCTCATGGACCCCACCGCAGCGATGCTGATGAGGCCCGACGGCCACCCCAGCCGGTACGGGCACTGGCCGGACGAGAAGCGGACGATGTACAACGACTGCATCCACTGGTGCCTGCCAGGGCCCATCGACGCATGGAATGACATGCTGCTTCACATGCTGTCAGATTCTAATTAA
- the LOC136458623 gene encoding uncharacterized protein, with the protein MALLTSLPRPRKQRCPSHPMLSLSPSLLSLILLLPFLSLLLLHRSSFPGSSCSPALARAASRRGSAAGFEGDLRDIEFSWNHLPFSATRPPPAKLKIAVFSRKWPVASAPGGMERHAHTLHTALAARGHRVHVFTSPPPHTEAAPSPSADGPQLHFLDGEPGQWRCDEAWKLYEAEGENDPFDVIHSESVAVFHRWALGVDKLVVSWHGISLEALHSGIFQDLARGEEEARSPALNQTLGQSVYRVLSEVRFFRSYAHQVAISDSTGEMLRDVYQIPSRRVHVILNGVDEAQFEPDPQLGRAFREEVGVPKGADLVLGVSGRLVKDKGHPLLYEAFSKLVLRHPNVYLLIAGKGPWENRYMDLGRNAKVLGAVPPGKLKAFYNALDVFVDPTLRPQGLDLTLMEAMQCGKPVVATRFPSIKGSIVVDDEFGYMFAPNVESLLESLEDVVAEGARRAARRGRACREYAKSMFAATKMALAYERLFLCVKNDTFCGYPADFD; encoded by the coding sequence ATGGCCCTGCTCACCTCCCTGCCGAGGCCCAGGAAGCAGCGGTGCCCCTCCCACCCGATGCTCTCCCTCTCGCCGTCCCTCCTCTCCCTCATCCTGCTactccccttcctctccctcctcctcctccaccgctccTCCTTCCCAGGCTCCTCTTGCTCCCCGGCATTGGCGAGGGCCGCTTCGCGCCGGGGAAGCGCGGCCGGCTTCGAGGGGGACCTGCGCGACATCGAGTTCTCGTGGAACCACCTGCCATTCTCGGCGACCAGGCCGCCCCCTGCCAAGCTCAAGATCGCCGTGTTCTCCCGGAAGTGGCCCGTGGCCTCAGCGCCGGGAGGCATGGAGCGGCACGCGCACACGCTGCACACGGCGCTCGCGGCGCGAGGCCACCGCGTCCACGTGTTCACCTCCCCGCCGCCACACACCGAGGCCGCACCGTCGCCCTCCGCCGACGGGCCTCAGCTCCACTTCCTGGACGGCGAGCCGGGGCAATGGCGCTGTGACGAGGCGTGGAAGCTTTACGAGGCCGAGGGCGAGAACGACCCCTTCGACGTCATCCACTCCGAGAGCGTCGCCGTGTTCCACCGCTGGGCGCTGGGCGTGGACAAGCTGGTGGTGTCATGGCACGGCATCTCGCTGGAGGCCCTGCACTCGGGCATCTTCCAGGACCTCGCCCgcggcgaggaggaggccagGTCGCCGGCGCTGAACCAGACCCTGGGCCAGTCCGTGTACCGCGTGCTCTCCGAGGTGCGCTTCTTCCGGAGCTACGCGCACCAGGTGGCCATCAGCGACTCCACGGGGGAGATGCTCCGCGACGTGTACCAGATCCCCTCCCGCCGCGTGCACGTCATCCTCAACGGCGTGGACGAGGCGCAGTTCGAGCCGGACCCGCAACTGGGGCGCGCGTTCCGGGAGGAGGTCGGGGTGCCCAAGGGCGCCGACCTGGTGCTGGGCGTGTCGGGGCGGCTAGTCAAGGACAAGGGCCACCCGCTGCTGTACGAGGCCTTCTCCAAGCTGGTGCTGCGCCACCCGAACGTGTACCTCCTCATCGCCGGGAAGGGGCCCTGGGAGAACCGGTACATGGACCTGGGCCGCAACGCCAAGGTGCTCGGCGCCGTGCCGCCGGGGAAGCTCAAGGCGTTCTACAACGCGCTGGACGTGTTCGTGGACCCGACGCTGCGGCCTCAGGGGCTGGACCTGACGCTGATGGAGGCGATGCAGTGCGGGAAGCCGGTGGTGGCGACGCGGTTCCCGAGCATCAAGGGCAGCATCGTGGTGGACGACGAGTTCGGCTACATGTTCGCGCCCAACGTGGAGTCGCTGCTGGAGAGCCTGGAGGACGTGGTGGCGGAGGGCGCCCGGCGCGCCGCGCGGCGCGGACGCGCGTGCCGGGAGTACGCCAAGTCCATGTTCGCGGCCACCAAGATGGCGCTCGCGTACGAGAGGCTCTTCCTCTGCGTCAAGAACGACACCTTCTGCGGGTACCCAGCCGACTTCGATTGA